Within the Opitutaceae bacterium TAV5 genome, the region CGCCTGGGAGCGCCGCACGACCAATGACCGGGAACGGTCGCTGCTGACGCTGCCGGATGGGACAAAAGTCACGCTCAATTCGGGCAGCTCGCTCGACTATCCGCCGCTGTTCGGTCCCTACGCCCGCATCGTGCGTCTGACCGGCGAGGGGTATTTCGATGTGGCCCACGACGCCGCCAAACCCTTCATTGTCGAAACGTCGGCCCTGCGCATCACGGTGCTCGGAACGCAATTCAACGTCCGTGCCTTCGCCGACGGCAGCAAGCCGGAGGTCTCCCTCGTCCGGGGAAAAGTGCAGGTCACCGGCGTAACGCCAGCCGGCGAAACGGCTCCGGTCGTCCTCACCCCGGGCCAACAGTACTCCTTCGTTCCGGAAAGCGGAGCCGGCGAAGTACAGGAAATCACCCCCGAAAAAATCACCGGCTGGATGCATGACGAGGTGCTTTTTTTCGACCGTGAGCCCGTCGCCTCCGCCATTCGCAAGCTGGAAACCCGCTTCGGCGTGACCGTCGAACTGAGCGATCCGAAACTGGGCGACGAGACGCTCACCGGCCGCTTCGAGAAAGAATCCCTCGAAGAGATCCTCGTGCTGCTGCAGCGCACCGGAGAGATCGACTACCGGCTGGTACGGAACAACGGCCACATCAAGAGCGTCGTCCTCTCTCCCGGTCGCAACACGGCCGGGGTGCGCTGATCCGGGGGACAGACAAACCGCCAGCCAGCAGGGTTACTCCCGCAGTCGCAGGAACGCGATCACGTCATCCGGATGATCGGTGAACAGCCCGTCTATGTGTGCATCGCGAACGAATGCCGCGAGCAGGCGGTCGAAGGTGGCGAAGCCGGGTGGCAGCGCATCGCGGCGAAACGTCCAGGGGTGGACGACCAGGCCCCGCGCATGGGCGTCGCGGACCAGCGCGGTGACCCGAGGCTTGCCGTCGGGGCTCACCTGGCGGACCACCCGGCCCAGGTGCGGCCCGATTCCCTGCGCGTACCTCGCAATTTCCGCAAGCCCGCCGGGAGTCAGCATCGGCTCGTAATCGATCCCGGCCTCTCCTTCTGCCTCCACGAGTTGCACGAGCCTCAGCCGGGTTCCGAGTCCGAAACGCAGGCGTTTCAGTTCCGCCGGATCGAAGCATTGCACATAAACGTTGTCCGTCGCCTCCGAATAGCCGTGACGCGCCAGCAGGGCAAGGAGCGCGCCGCCCGGATCCTTGCCCTCGCTCCGGTGCCAGGCCGGATCCTTGATTTCCGGATACAGCCCGGCGTTGCGTCCCGTCGCCCGGTTGAGACCCTGCACCAGCAGGATCGCCTCCTCCATCGTGCAGAGCCGGAATGTCGCCTCATTGCGGGGAAAGCGTCCGGGGAAGACCGGCAAGCCGGTCTTCGGATCGAACCGCTCCCGTACCCGCAGGCTGCGCAGTTCGGCCCAGGTGAAATCGACCGCATAATAACGCCCGTCTGCCCGCCTGCGGTCGGGAAACACGGCAGCCACATCCGTTGTGGTGTCGATATGGATATCGTGGGAGACAACCGGCACATCGTCCCGCGACATAACTACGTCCTGTTCGATAAAATCCGCTCCGAGCGCATGGGCGAACGCCGCTGCCTCCAGGGTATGCTCCGGCAGATAACCGGACGCACCGCGGTGCGCGATCACGACAGGCTTTCCCGTCTGTGCCAGCGCAGGGAAAACACTGCCCGTAAGGATCAGGAAACGGACAAGATGGCGGAGCAGGACGTGCATGGTCGGGAAAATACCACAGGACACTCAGGCTGCATCGGGAACCCGAAGCATGGCCGGCGTCGATAACAGAAGACTGGCACTGTCCGCTCCCCGGCAAATGCTGTCGAGCAACCGTCCGGCATCGGCAAGGGCGCACATACCGCCCGACGATCTGCCCATGTCGTTTTCCGACCGGTTGCAGGGGAGAAATTCAACGAGGAGATTGTGCGGATCGCCGACTGCGGAAAACCGGACCTCCATCTGTCCGTCTGTCGTGCGCACGGCAAAATCTCCTGTCCCCGCCAGCACCTGATGCAACCGGCCGAGACGGTCATTCCCCTCCGGTCCGTCCGGATGTGCGTCTCCGGCCGGCGAGGAGGTGAACCGGGATGCGTCTTCATCGCGCAGGAGAATCTTCCGGGCGGAGATTCCGGTTAACATTTCATCGGTCAGGGCGAGGACCGGCAGTGCTGTTTTCATGAT harbors:
- a CDS encoding anti-FecI sigma factor FecR is translated as MNPENDGDEKLAFECLATRYLSGESTSAEREHFVALLADPRWKDLFEDMQLAWDLTRADGTPDFDAAAASRRLATRIAAGEEEGKAGEMDTTPDTVADTGWMDAPEEQVRRNRVWWRLRPGVPVLLAASLALAAGCFLILSRSGLFPGKSATVATTTPARPLHADGTGEAAWERRTTNDRERSLLTLPDGTKVTLNSGSSLDYPPLFGPYARIVRLTGEGYFDVAHDAAKPFIVETSALRITVLGTQFNVRAFADGSKPEVSLVRGKVQVTGVTPAGETAPVVLTPGQQYSFVPESGAGEVQEITPEKITGWMHDEVLFFDREPVASAIRKLETRFGVTVELSDPKLGDETLTGRFEKESLEEILVLLQRTGEIDYRLVRNNGHIKSVVLSPGRNTAGVR
- a CDS encoding glycerophosphodiester phosphodiesterase; its protein translation is MHVLLRHLVRFLILTGSVFPALAQTGKPVVIAHRGASGYLPEHTLEAAAFAHALGADFIEQDVVMSRDDVPVVSHDIHIDTTTDVAAVFPDRRRADGRYYAVDFTWAELRSLRVRERFDPKTGLPVFPGRFPRNEATFRLCTMEEAILLVQGLNRATGRNAGLYPEIKDPAWHRSEGKDPGGALLALLARHGYSEATDNVYVQCFDPAELKRLRFGLGTRLRLVQLVEAEGEAGIDYEPMLTPGGLAEIARYAQGIGPHLGRVVRQVSPDGKPRVTALVRDAHARGLVVHPWTFRRDALPPGFATFDRLLAAFVRDAHIDGLFTDHPDDVIAFLRLRE